In Scomber japonicus isolate fScoJap1 chromosome 7, fScoJap1.pri, whole genome shotgun sequence, one genomic interval encodes:
- the ncbp2as2 gene encoding protein NCBP2AS2 — protein MLARMLFSLLNRLQVVEKLAESRPIRRAAQITAYAITKAQLAGQDASKRVMRSQTFRQVREETGRVPGDLQDVGNRLKRVRKTFVDEVKEGWKDGSRQIKK, from the coding sequence ATGCTGGCTCGCATGTTATTCTCCCTGCTGAACAGACTCCAGGTGGTGGAGAAGTTGGCAGAGTCTCGTCCGATCCGCAGGGCCGCACAGATCACAGCTTACGCCATCACCAAGGCTCAGCTAGCCGGCCAGGACGCATCAAAGCGGGTCATGCGGTCGCAGACGTTTCGGCAGGTTCGTGAGGAGACTGGACGAGTTCCGGGTGATCTGCAAGATGTGGGGAACCGGCTCAAGAGGGTCCGAAAGACATTTGTGGATGAAgtgaaagaagggtggaaggatggaTCTAGACAGATTAAGAAATAA
- the fkbp2 gene encoding peptidyl-prolyl cis-trans isomerase FKBP2 produces MRVLLLIAVTVLAVVNGAEKKKLQIGIKKRVDNCPIKSRKGDVLNMHYTGKLEDGTEFDSSIPRDRPFTFTLGTGQVIKGWDQGLLGMCEGEKRKLVIPSELGYGDRGAPPKIPGGATLIFEVELLSIERRSDL; encoded by the coding sequence ATGCGGGTGTTGTTGTTGATTGCGGTGACGGTGCTGGCGGTGGTCAACGGAGCCGAGAAGAAAAAGCTGCAGATTGGCATCAAGAAAAGGGTGGACAATTGCCCCATCAAGTCCCGGAAAGGAGACGTGCTGAATATGCATTACACGGGCAAGCTGGAGGATGGCACCGAATTTGACAGCAGCATCCCCCGCGACAGGCCTTTTACTTTCACCCTGGGAACCGGCCAGGTGATCAAAGGTTGGGATCAAGGCCTGCTGGGCATGTGTGAGGGCGAGAAGAGGAAGCTGGTGATCCCCTCTGAGTTGGGATATGGAGACAGAGGAGCCCCACCAAAGATCCCCGGTGGAGCCACACTCATATTCGAGGTTGAGCTGCTCAGCATCGAGAGGAGATCCGATCTTTGA